A stretch of the Actinotalea sp. JY-7876 genome encodes the following:
- a CDS encoding dihydrofolate reductase family protein — protein sequence MTRIVADISVSLDGFVTGPDPGPDNGLGTGGEALHTWAFSDDPADQQVLRDATARSGAVVMGRRLFDVVDGPHGWDEETGYGAGEVGTPPFVVVTGTPPDAVRRSDLDWTFVTSGLADAVAVARERTEAAASGRGTVLDVVLMGGGATVGSALAAGLADVLVLHLAPVVLGAGTPLFPSGARLRLVQRSVTPTSTATHLVYDVA from the coding sequence ATGACCCGCATCGTGGCGGACATCTCCGTCTCCCTCGACGGCTTCGTCACCGGACCCGACCCGGGCCCGGACAACGGCCTGGGCACGGGGGGTGAGGCGCTCCACACGTGGGCGTTCTCCGACGACCCGGCCGACCAGCAGGTCCTGCGGGACGCCACCGCCCGCTCGGGTGCCGTGGTCATGGGCCGGCGGCTGTTCGACGTCGTCGACGGGCCGCACGGCTGGGACGAGGAGACGGGCTACGGCGCCGGCGAGGTGGGCACCCCGCCCTTCGTCGTCGTGACCGGCACGCCGCCCGACGCCGTACGGCGCAGCGACCTCGACTGGACCTTCGTCACCTCGGGGCTCGCCGACGCCGTCGCCGTCGCCCGCGAGCGCACGGAGGCGGCGGCGTCCGGGCGCGGCACCGTGCTGGACGTCGTCCTCATGGGCGGCGGCGCGACGGTGGGCTCCGCGCTCGCCGCCGGCCTGGCCGACGTGCTCGTGCTCCACCTCGCGCCCGTGGTGCTGGGCGCCGGGACCCCGCTCTTCCCGAGCGGCGCACGCCTCCGGCTCGTGCAGCGGAGCGTGACGCCGACGTCGACCGCGACGCACCTGGTCTACGACGTCGCCTGA
- a CDS encoding MarR family winged helix-turn-helix transcriptional regulator, translating to MTRPDEPRWLTPEQTQAWIGLLRTTVSLPAALDAQLRRDAGLSHAEYQVLSWCSMSPGRAARMGDIAVRANVSLSHLSRIAARLESRGWLTRVPDPTDGRATLATLTEDGWEKVVATAPGHAEEVQRLVFDNLDAEQVRQLREITERIVDATQRERALPPPPGAVAR from the coding sequence ATGACGCGGCCCGACGAGCCCCGGTGGCTGACGCCCGAGCAGACGCAGGCCTGGATCGGTCTGCTGCGGACGACTGTCTCGCTCCCCGCCGCCCTGGACGCGCAGCTCCGCCGCGACGCGGGGCTCTCGCACGCGGAGTACCAGGTCCTCTCGTGGTGCTCGATGTCCCCGGGCCGCGCGGCCCGGATGGGTGACATCGCCGTCCGCGCGAACGTCTCGCTCTCGCACCTCTCGCGGATCGCGGCCCGGCTGGAGAGCCGCGGTTGGTTGACGCGCGTGCCGGACCCCACCGACGGCCGCGCGACGCTCGCGACGCTCACCGAGGACGGCTGGGAGAAGGTCGTCGCGACGGCGCCCGGCCATGCCGAGGAGGTCCAGCGCCTCGTGTTCGACAACCTCGACGCCGAGCAGGTGCGTCAGCTCCGCGAGATCACCGAGCGCATCGTCGACGCCACGCAGCGTGAGCGGGCACTCCCGCCCCCGCCGGGCGCGGTGGCGCGCTGA
- a CDS encoding DoxX family protein, protein MTVALWVAQILLALAFLAAGTMKATRPKAALEPMLPWVADFSATQVRLIGVVEVLAALGLVLPALTGIAPVLTPVAAAGLVVVMLGAIVVHARRKEPQGIVMNVVLLAVAAFVAWGRFGPYAF, encoded by the coding sequence ATGACCGTCGCCCTCTGGGTCGCCCAGATCCTGCTCGCCCTCGCCTTCCTCGCCGCGGGCACCATGAAGGCCACCCGCCCCAAGGCCGCACTCGAGCCGATGCTGCCCTGGGTCGCCGACTTCTCCGCGACCCAGGTCCGCCTCATCGGGGTCGTCGAGGTCCTCGCCGCGCTCGGCCTCGTGCTCCCCGCCCTCACGGGGATCGCGCCCGTCCTGACCCCGGTCGCCGCCGCGGGTCTCGTCGTCGTGATGCTCGGCGCGATCGTCGTCCACGCCCGACGCAAGGAGCCGCAGGGCATCGTGATGAACGTCGTCCTGCTCGCCGTCGCCGCCTTCGTCGCGTGGGGCCGGTTCGGGCCGTACGCCTTCTGA
- a CDS encoding NADPH-dependent F420 reductase, whose product MTTIGLIGSGHIGSQLARLAVARGHEVVVSNSRGPETLVDLVTELGDLARAGTPQEAAQGGDVVVVTIPVHAIGAVPVEPLAGKVVVDTNNYYPQRDGNVPELDAATLTSSELLQRHLPTSRVVKAFNHIPAADLTAQGQEAGTPDRRALVVAADDADARATVAALVDSFGFDVVEIDSLAGTWRIEPGTPGYGPRRTADELRADLAAAQRPTS is encoded by the coding sequence ATGACCACCATCGGACTCATCGGCTCCGGCCACATCGGCTCGCAGCTCGCCCGCCTCGCCGTCGCGCGCGGCCACGAGGTCGTCGTCAGCAACTCCCGCGGTCCCGAGACGCTCGTCGACCTCGTCACCGAGCTCGGCGACCTGGCGCGCGCCGGCACCCCGCAGGAGGCGGCGCAGGGGGGCGACGTCGTCGTGGTGACCATCCCGGTGCACGCGATCGGCGCCGTGCCGGTCGAGCCGCTCGCCGGCAAGGTCGTCGTCGACACCAACAACTACTACCCGCAGCGGGACGGGAACGTCCCCGAGCTCGACGCCGCGACCCTGACGAGCTCGGAGCTGCTCCAGCGCCACCTGCCGACCTCGCGGGTCGTCAAGGCCTTCAACCACATCCCCGCCGCGGACCTCACGGCGCAGGGCCAGGAGGCCGGCACGCCGGACCGCCGCGCGCTGGTCGTCGCGGCCGACGACGCCGACGCGCGGGCCACGGTGGCGGCGCTGGTGGACTCGTTCGGCTTCGACGTCGTGGAGATCGACTCGCTCGCCGGGACGTGGCGGATCGAGCCCGGCACGCCGGGCTACGGCCCTCGCCGGACGGCCGACGAGCTCCGCGCGGACCTGGCCGCGGCGCAGCGTCCGACCTCCTGA
- a CDS encoding EAL domain-containing protein: protein MADPTPTAGNILVLTLHSGGHYYGEMLTGVLRTAAAAGRHVVVAETRDPGGRHGDRSFGPRFSLPLAWNRVAGVISIANSATPQYLEALREQGFPIVLASEVHDGFDGPVAMPDNAIAIDAAVQHLADHGHRRIGFVGSLDMRDFRERLSTFRDAVAARGLDCDDDLYIPADDFSQQAGAAAAARVLAHPRPPTAVITATDNNAIGLIRAVTSAGVRVPEDLAVLGFDNLEEGAHTTPSLSSVGQRFREVGGLAARLLIGTIEGREVPAGSYVPETIVMARRGSCGCREDLLGTPHSARRVPAVPSVRSPVAALLAGGRPTASQAALVETVEQLERLSLAPTLPAGDEVTLAVRRLAGLTRDAEDLQDLAADLSDHLADVVEGAADSGSGPRAVGAAEVAAALWELRAHGHRHGERRLDRSALEQEQVASAVLRSDGATLRSLAWLRETDIRSAVLALWDGPAEDGRLRVSGVHDPHGAHPYAVGDLVDVRDFPGEALAAAGDAENGDMCFVIPVASRDRSWGLLALLGRVDTTSSREPYHHMAELLFRALEGEQLEDAVRASEERYAWAVRAAQDGLWEYDLRTGHLYLSHRCRILLGLPEDGDVTHTEWMARIAPEYREGAERAMRIASGQPGTSGEVEYRLDGDAGARWVLSRGLAVPDDDGGVARMVGSVSDTTARRELEERLRHAAMYDEVTGLANRRLFLDRLAAAIAVTQRDPSASYAVIFLDLDGFKLVNDSLGHLAGDDLLRAVARRMRSQIRGVDIVARFGGDEFAVLLANPVSEDLLKVADRLQVAIARPVHLGDQDVAVTASVGIASSATGYASAEDVLRDADTAMYRSKETQRGTATVFDPGMHAQATDRLRSQSEIRTALAEEQFVVQYQPIVPLDGTEVTAFEALVRWQHPERGLLLPSAFLPAMVDSDAIVTLGRWITDEVCRQLAVWRREHSGVSVSVNVSHLEFWHDLLVPSVVEAATRHGVPASALVLEITESVIMADVDRACAIMTDLRARGFRLHVDDFGTGHSSLQTLQDFPVDTLKIDGAFVRDLAEVGRPAVILGAIVTMAAGLGLDVIAECVERSEQADLLRTMGCGNAQGWLYAQALPADEAGRVLGRPLHGDGARELSLA, encoded by the coding sequence ATGGCGGACCCCACGCCGACGGCAGGCAACATCCTGGTGCTGACGCTGCACAGCGGCGGGCACTACTACGGCGAGATGCTCACGGGCGTGCTGCGCACCGCCGCCGCGGCGGGCCGGCACGTCGTCGTCGCGGAGACCCGTGACCCCGGCGGACGTCACGGTGACCGCTCGTTCGGACCGCGCTTCTCCCTGCCGCTCGCCTGGAACCGCGTCGCGGGCGTCATCTCGATCGCCAACTCCGCGACGCCGCAGTACCTCGAGGCGCTGCGTGAGCAGGGCTTCCCGATCGTCCTCGCGAGCGAGGTGCACGACGGCTTCGACGGTCCCGTCGCCATGCCGGACAACGCGATCGCGATCGACGCCGCCGTGCAGCACCTCGCCGACCACGGGCACCGGCGCATCGGCTTCGTCGGGTCGCTCGACATGCGCGACTTCCGCGAGCGCCTCTCGACGTTCCGCGACGCCGTCGCGGCCCGCGGGCTCGACTGCGACGACGACCTGTACATCCCGGCGGACGACTTCTCCCAGCAGGCCGGTGCCGCGGCCGCCGCTCGCGTGCTGGCGCACCCCCGCCCGCCGACGGCCGTCATCACGGCGACCGACAACAACGCCATCGGCCTCATTCGCGCGGTGACGAGCGCGGGCGTACGCGTCCCGGAGGACCTCGCCGTCCTCGGCTTCGACAACCTCGAGGAGGGCGCCCACACGACGCCCAGCCTGTCGAGCGTCGGGCAGCGCTTCCGCGAGGTCGGTGGGCTCGCCGCCCGGCTCCTGATCGGCACGATCGAGGGGCGCGAGGTCCCCGCGGGCAGCTACGTCCCGGAGACCATCGTCATGGCCCGGCGCGGCTCGTGCGGGTGCCGCGAGGACCTTCTCGGCACCCCCCACTCCGCCCGCCGCGTCCCGGCGGTCCCCTCGGTCCGCAGCCCCGTGGCCGCGCTCCTGGCCGGCGGGCGGCCCACCGCCTCGCAGGCCGCGCTCGTCGAGACGGTCGAGCAGCTCGAGCGGCTCTCCCTCGCCCCGACGCTGCCCGCCGGCGACGAGGTGACGCTCGCGGTGCGCCGGCTGGCCGGCCTCACGCGCGACGCGGAGGACCTGCAGGATCTCGCGGCAGACCTGTCCGACCACCTCGCCGACGTCGTCGAGGGCGCCGCGGACTCCGGTTCGGGCCCGCGCGCCGTCGGCGCCGCCGAGGTCGCCGCGGCGCTGTGGGAGCTGCGGGCGCACGGCCACCGCCACGGCGAGCGCCGCCTCGACCGCTCGGCCCTCGAGCAGGAGCAGGTCGCGAGCGCAGTGCTGCGCAGCGACGGCGCCACCCTGCGCTCGCTCGCGTGGCTGCGCGAGACCGACATCCGGTCCGCCGTCCTGGCGCTCTGGGACGGCCCCGCCGAGGACGGGCGGCTGCGCGTGAGCGGGGTCCACGACCCGCACGGCGCGCACCCGTACGCCGTGGGTGACCTCGTCGACGTGCGGGACTTCCCCGGTGAGGCGCTCGCCGCCGCCGGCGACGCCGAGAACGGCGACATGTGCTTCGTGATCCCCGTCGCCTCCCGCGACCGCTCGTGGGGGCTGCTGGCCCTGCTGGGCCGCGTCGACACGACGTCGTCCCGCGAGCCGTACCACCACATGGCCGAGCTGCTGTTCCGCGCGCTCGAGGGCGAGCAGCTGGAGGACGCGGTCCGCGCGAGCGAGGAGCGGTACGCCTGGGCGGTCCGCGCCGCCCAGGACGGCCTGTGGGAGTACGACCTGCGCACCGGCCACCTCTACCTCTCGCACCGGTGCCGGATCCTGCTCGGCCTGCCGGAGGACGGCGACGTGACGCACACCGAGTGGATGGCTCGCATCGCGCCCGAGTACCGCGAGGGTGCCGAACGGGCCATGCGCATCGCGTCCGGCCAGCCGGGCACGTCCGGTGAGGTCGAGTACCGCCTCGACGGCGACGCGGGTGCCCGCTGGGTGCTGAGCCGAGGGCTCGCCGTGCCCGACGACGACGGCGGCGTCGCCCGCATGGTCGGCTCGGTGTCGGACACCACGGCGCGTCGCGAGCTCGAGGAGCGCCTGCGTCACGCCGCGATGTACGACGAGGTGACGGGCCTGGCGAACCGGCGCCTGTTCCTCGACCGGCTGGCCGCGGCGATCGCGGTCACCCAGCGCGACCCGAGCGCCTCCTACGCCGTGATCTTCCTGGACCTGGACGGCTTCAAGCTGGTCAACGACTCGCTCGGCCACCTCGCCGGTGACGACCTGCTCCGCGCCGTCGCGCGCCGGATGCGCTCGCAGATCCGCGGCGTGGACATCGTCGCCCGCTTCGGCGGCGACGAGTTCGCCGTGCTGCTCGCCAACCCCGTGTCCGAGGACCTCCTCAAGGTCGCCGATCGGCTGCAGGTCGCCATCGCGCGGCCCGTGCACCTGGGCGACCAGGACGTCGCGGTCACCGCGAGCGTCGGCATCGCGAGCTCCGCCACGGGCTACGCCTCGGCGGAGGACGTGCTGCGCGACGCCGACACCGCGATGTACCGGTCCAAGGAGACCCAGCGGGGCACGGCGACCGTCTTCGACCCCGGCATGCACGCGCAGGCGACCGACCGGCTGCGGTCCCAGTCCGAGATCCGCACCGCCCTGGCCGAGGAGCAGTTCGTCGTCCAGTACCAGCCGATCGTGCCGCTCGACGGCACGGAGGTGACCGCCTTCGAGGCCCTCGTGCGCTGGCAGCACCCGGAGCGCGGGCTGCTCCTGCCCAGCGCCTTCCTCCCGGCGATGGTCGACTCGGACGCGATCGTCACGCTCGGCCGCTGGATCACCGACGAGGTGTGCCGGCAGCTGGCCGTCTGGCGCCGCGAGCACAGCGGCGTGAGCGTGTCGGTCAACGTCTCGCACCTCGAGTTCTGGCACGACCTCCTGGTGCCGTCCGTGGTCGAGGCCGCCACGCGCCACGGCGTGCCGGCCTCCGCGCTGGTGCTGGAGATCACGGAGTCGGTGATCATGGCCGACGTCGACCGCGCGTGCGCGATCATGACGGACCTGCGCGCGCGCGGCTTCCGCCTCCACGTGGACGACTTCGGCACGGGCCACTCGTCGCTCCAGACCCTCCAGGACTTCCCCGTCGACACCCTCAAGATCGACGGGGCCTTCGTGCGCGACCTGGCGGAGGTCGGTCGGCCCGCGGTGATCCTCGGTGCGATCGTCACCATGGCCGCGGGCCTCGGCCTCGACGTCATCGCGGAGTGCGTCGAGCGCAGCGAGCAGGCGGACCTGCTGCGCACCATGGGCTGCGGCAACGCGCAGGGCTGGCTCTACGCGCAGGCGCTGCCGGCCGACGAGGCCGGGCGCGTGCTCGGGCGGCCGCTGCACGGCGACGGCGCCCGGGAGCTGTCGCTCGCCTGA
- a CDS encoding nucleotide disphospho-sugar-binding domain-containing protein — protein sequence MTSVLLCAVPLAGHVAPMLGVAQALGERGFRVRVLTGRRFADAVRATGAEHLPLPPDADPDDDLSDVTSAAPGRRRPTGTGSLRATIARVFLDPAPGQFRALTAALAAEPTDAVVAEAAFVGAAALAHVPRDRRPAVVACGIVPLGVMSRDAAPFGLGLPPRGGPLGTARNVALNALVRHVALRRCQRQADETIRALSGRGLDGYFMDWLLAAERIAQLTVAEFEYPRRDLPASLRFVGPASRLAPPRGTTPPWWDELDDSRPVVLVTQGTLANSDLGQLVHPTLDALADAPVNVVVTTGGPPVDVLGPLAANAFAATFVPYDLLMPRVDVFVTNGGYGGIHLALEHGVPVVVAGDTEDKPETAARVAWAGVGVNLRTGTPRPEAVRSAVRQVLGDGRYRQAAGRIGEAIRAAPGGEGLAALVREAIADDGASVPVRGARRVG from the coding sequence ATGACTTCAGTTCTGCTCTGCGCCGTGCCGCTCGCGGGCCACGTCGCACCGATGCTCGGCGTGGCGCAGGCCCTCGGCGAGCGCGGCTTCCGGGTCCGCGTGCTCACCGGCCGACGCTTCGCCGACGCCGTGCGCGCCACCGGCGCCGAGCACCTGCCGCTCCCGCCCGACGCCGACCCCGACGACGACCTGTCCGACGTCACGTCGGCGGCGCCCGGTCGGCGACGCCCCACCGGCACGGGCTCCCTCCGCGCGACGATCGCGCGCGTGTTCCTCGACCCGGCGCCCGGCCAGTTCCGCGCGCTCACGGCGGCGCTGGCGGCCGAGCCGACGGACGCCGTGGTCGCCGAGGCGGCGTTCGTCGGTGCCGCCGCGCTCGCCCACGTGCCGCGGGACCGTCGTCCGGCGGTCGTCGCGTGCGGCATCGTCCCGCTCGGCGTGATGAGCCGCGACGCCGCCCCGTTCGGACTCGGGCTGCCGCCGCGGGGCGGGCCGCTCGGTACGGCGCGCAACGTGGCGCTCAACGCCCTGGTCCGCCACGTCGCGCTGCGCCGGTGCCAGCGGCAGGCCGACGAGACCATCCGGGCGCTGTCGGGCCGCGGGCTCGACGGCTACTTCATGGACTGGCTCCTCGCGGCGGAGCGCATCGCGCAGCTCACGGTCGCCGAGTTCGAGTACCCCCGGCGCGACCTGCCCGCGTCGCTGCGCTTCGTCGGGCCCGCGAGCCGGCTCGCCCCGCCCCGGGGCACGACGCCGCCGTGGTGGGACGAGCTCGACGACTCGCGGCCCGTCGTGCTCGTCACCCAGGGCACGCTCGCGAACAGCGACCTGGGGCAGCTCGTCCACCCCACCCTCGACGCGCTCGCCGACGCGCCCGTGAACGTCGTCGTGACGACCGGGGGGCCGCCGGTCGACGTCCTGGGGCCGTTGGCCGCCAACGCGTTCGCCGCGACCTTCGTGCCCTACGACCTGCTCATGCCGCGGGTCGACGTGTTCGTCACCAACGGGGGCTACGGCGGCATCCACCTGGCGCTCGAGCACGGCGTGCCGGTCGTGGTGGCCGGCGACACGGAGGACAAGCCCGAGACCGCCGCCCGCGTGGCGTGGGCGGGGGTCGGCGTGAACCTGCGCACTGGCACGCCCCGCCCCGAGGCCGTGCGCTCCGCGGTGCGCCAGGTGCTCGGGGACGGCCGCTACCGCCAGGCCGCCGGGCGGATCGGTGAGGCGATCCGCGCGGCGCCGGGAGGTGAGGGGCTCGCCGCGCTCGTGCGGGAGGCGATCGCCGACGACGGCGCATCGGTTCCGGTGCGCGGCGCGCGGCGCGTGGGGTGA
- a CDS encoding TetR/AcrR family transcriptional regulator, with protein sequence MTGVTMSQATAPRRYISQLRQEQARATRERVVRAAAELFGSRGYRATKLSDIAALAGVSVETVQGHGPKLDLLQAAVELVSFGVEGEMALLESPLGEAYLEAATLEELVAVGAHVQADINQRVVGVWRALSSASDGEPAVRERARRMMASIRASLGQMVHLVRARGWLTTSTPPQEIVASLWALGMPEAYDRLTGELGWSHEQYVAWYQRRALEIVRG encoded by the coding sequence ATGACCGGAGTCACTATGTCCCAGGCCACCGCACCGCGTCGATACATCTCCCAGCTGCGCCAGGAACAGGCCCGGGCCACGCGCGAACGCGTGGTCCGCGCCGCCGCGGAGCTCTTCGGGTCGCGCGGCTACCGCGCGACGAAGCTGAGCGACATCGCCGCCCTCGCCGGCGTCTCCGTCGAGACGGTGCAGGGGCACGGTCCGAAGCTGGACCTGCTCCAGGCGGCGGTCGAGCTCGTGTCCTTCGGCGTGGAGGGCGAGATGGCCCTCCTGGAGTCCCCGCTCGGCGAGGCCTACCTCGAGGCGGCCACGCTGGAGGAGCTCGTCGCCGTGGGCGCGCACGTCCAGGCGGACATCAACCAGCGCGTGGTGGGCGTGTGGCGCGCCCTGTCGAGCGCGAGCGACGGCGAGCCGGCCGTGCGCGAGCGGGCCCGGCGCATGATGGCGAGCATCCGCGCCTCCCTGGGGCAGATGGTGCACCTCGTGCGCGCGCGGGGGTGGCTGACCACCTCCACGCCACCGCAGGAGATCGTGGCGAGCCTCTGGGCGCTCGGCATGCCCGAGGCCTACGACCGCCTGACCGGCGAGCTCGGCTGGAGCCACGAGCAGTACGTCGCCTGGTACCAGCGTCGCGCGCTGGAGATCGTGCGCGGCTGA
- a CDS encoding sulfurtransferase, translating into MPQRAVIDTADLAAALAAPRPPLLLDVRWTLAGADPASYRAGHVPGAVFCDLDADLAAPPGEGGRHPLPTPADLERTLRRLGVAPDRDVVAYDGGPGAAAARAWWVLRWAGHERVAVLDGGLPAWVAAGGALEAGDVVPVATPDAVVRPGGLPTVTADDVLSGRAGTLVDARAAERYRGEVEPVDPVAGHIPGAVSVPTTALYDADGRLLPAEALAVVLEPATHGPAAAYCGSGVTAAQVVLAADVAGLRLALYPGSWSHWVTDPSRPVATGAEPG; encoded by the coding sequence ATGCCGCAGCGCGCCGTCATCGACACCGCCGACCTCGCGGCCGCGCTCGCGGCGCCCCGGCCACCGCTCCTCCTCGACGTCCGGTGGACCCTCGCCGGCGCGGACCCGGCGTCCTACCGCGCGGGGCACGTCCCCGGCGCCGTCTTCTGCGACCTCGACGCCGACCTCGCGGCGCCGCCGGGGGAGGGCGGCCGGCACCCGCTGCCGACCCCGGCGGACCTCGAGCGGACGCTCCGCCGGCTCGGGGTCGCACCGGACCGCGACGTCGTCGCCTACGACGGCGGCCCGGGCGCGGCCGCCGCGCGCGCCTGGTGGGTGCTGCGCTGGGCGGGTCACGAGCGCGTCGCCGTGCTCGACGGTGGTCTGCCGGCCTGGGTCGCGGCCGGGGGCGCGCTCGAGGCGGGCGACGTCGTGCCGGTGGCCACACCCGACGCCGTCGTGCGCCCGGGTGGGCTGCCGACCGTGACGGCCGACGACGTGCTGAGCGGACGCGCGGGCACGCTGGTGGACGCCCGGGCCGCCGAGCGGTACCGGGGCGAGGTCGAGCCCGTCGACCCGGTCGCGGGCCACATCCCCGGCGCCGTGTCCGTCCCGACGACGGCGCTCTACGACGCCGACGGGCGGCTGCTGCCGGCCGAGGCGCTGGCGGTGGTGCTGGAGCCGGCCACGCACGGGCCGGCGGCCGCGTACTGCGGCTCGGGCGTCACCGCCGCGCAGGTGGTCCTCGCGGCCGACGTCGCCGGGCTGCGCCTGGCGCTGTACCCGGGCTCCTGGTCGCACTGGGTCACGGACCCCTCGCGTCCGGTCGCCACCGGCGCCGAGCCGGGCTGA
- a CDS encoding formate/nitrite transporter family protein, with amino-acid sequence MADPASLFPGKLFISTALEALDTKIAMSGELARRYLQRAAMAGIFAGLFYMTNYAIVAAFDAIDVGGSTLRPLGLIVGALTFGWALVFIYYTKSELLTSNMMIVAIGGYHRRTTWGKALRVLGLCFLGNAIGGLVIALLLRFSSLADGPVLAEMVHAVTVKLDYVAAGPGGWVDLLMRAILCNFCINMAMLLVYNGLIRDDLTKSLAMIMSVFIFAFLGLEHSVANTVLFTIVGLRDGIDIGLAAGNVGIALIGNFIGGGLLIGLFYAYVNDDADWQRGRQARTGAETEAGEGTTPEA; translated from the coding sequence ATGGCCGATCCTGCGTCGCTCTTCCCGGGAAAGCTCTTCATCAGCACGGCGCTCGAGGCGCTGGACACGAAGATCGCGATGTCGGGCGAGCTGGCACGGCGCTACCTCCAGCGCGCCGCCATGGCGGGCATCTTCGCCGGGCTGTTCTACATGACCAACTACGCCATCGTGGCCGCGTTCGACGCGATCGACGTCGGCGGCTCGACGCTGCGGCCGCTCGGCCTCATCGTCGGCGCCCTGACGTTCGGCTGGGCGCTGGTGTTCATCTACTACACCAAGTCCGAGCTGCTGACCTCGAACATGATGATCGTCGCGATCGGCGGCTACCACCGGCGCACGACGTGGGGCAAGGCGCTGCGGGTCCTGGGCCTGTGCTTCCTCGGCAACGCGATCGGCGGGCTGGTCATCGCGCTGCTCCTGCGGTTCTCGTCGCTCGCCGACGGGCCGGTGCTCGCGGAGATGGTGCACGCCGTCACGGTGAAGCTCGACTATGTCGCCGCAGGCCCGGGCGGCTGGGTCGACCTGCTCATGCGCGCGATCCTGTGCAACTTCTGCATCAACATGGCGATGCTGCTGGTCTACAACGGCCTGATCCGCGACGACCTCACCAAGAGCCTCGCCATGATCATGTCCGTGTTCATCTTCGCGTTCCTCGGCCTGGAGCACTCCGTCGCGAACACGGTGCTGTTCACCATCGTGGGCCTGCGCGACGGCATCGACATCGGGCTCGCGGCCGGCAACGTCGGGATCGCACTGATAGGCAACTTCATCGGCGGTGGCCTGCTCATCGGCCTCTTCTACGCGTACGTCAACGACGACGCCGACTGGCAGCGGGGTCGTCAGGCGCGCACGGGCGCCGAGACCGAGGCCGGCGAGGGCACGACGCCGGAGGCGTGA
- a CDS encoding YbdD/YjiX family protein: MAAVAGPDAVVRGVRGLRRYVRALLGEDAYERYLEHEAAHGRRPGDAGVMGEREFWRDRTDRQDRAPQGRCC, from the coding sequence ATGGCCGCCGTCGCGGGCCCCGACGCCGTCGTGCGCGGCGTGCGCGGCCTGCGCCGCTACGTGCGCGCACTGCTCGGCGAGGACGCCTATGAGCGCTACCTCGAGCACGAGGCGGCGCACGGGCGGCGGCCGGGTGACGCGGGCGTCATGGGCGAGCGGGAGTTCTGGCGGGACCGCACGGACCGCCAGGACCGGGCGCCGCAGGGGCGGTGCTGCTGA